The Cystobacter fuscus DSM 2262 genome includes a window with the following:
- a CDS encoding non-ribosomal peptide synthetase, whose translation MVDQSAELELSDAQTGVWLAERAGYSRPGSYQWAEYLDLCGTVRTDLLTAALTRAAAECEAVRVVFEETADSLPRQRVLDSAEPRVTTVDFREAPDPVAAARAWMAERLAAAGEELFLGAVLRLAEERQWVFLRVHHIALDGAGMALLVRRVAEIYECLREGLAIPGPGWAALAEVPSAERAYRDSAALAEDREWWLARLADRPEPVVVGSRAAPAAETSVRWTRVLEDAEFARLRQGAERLGTRWSRVLAAATAVHLQAVTGQSDLLLSLPVSGRAAEVAVPAMTANVVPLRVRVNLAGTVGGLLQEVSAQLHAIRSRQRYRGERLRRELGLPEDGRKFFGPVLNIQRFDHVLRFGSATVTVHNLQAPPSEDLSVVAYDRADGRLRLDFDANPTTCSPKRLRELGERFEHVLWQLVEATPDTPLVDIQPTTAAERAHLLDLGTGAAQAERASTVPSAFAARVRQQPEAAAVHCPATGRRLTYRELDERATALAARLAGAGAGPGRNVALLLPRSVDLVVAVLAVLKSGAAYVPLLAEDPPPRRAVVLADSGARLLLTDQADATAPGLRVLTVNGTGPGAACPEVGGDDLACVMFTSGSTGTPKGVAVTHANLVDLAADRWWTEGGAERVLLHSAQAFDAINMELWVPLLTGGEIVLAPPGRLDPGELARTITTAGVTGMWLTAGLFNAIATQDPRCLAGLRQVWTGGDVVSPAAVRAVREALPELTVVNGYGPTETTVFATRYPAGPISDVVPIGRPLDGMWVLLLDQAMRPVPLGTTGEVYLGGAGVALGYLNRPGATAERFLPDPSGPPGARVYRTGDLARWNADGQLEFAGRADGQVKLRGFRVELGEVDAALLAQPGVRQAATVMREGRLVSYVVGEVPDGLLERLGERLPPFLVPSAVVGLAALPLTRNGKLDRAALPDPSAPAPEPVHATGSTVERTLAKLFAQVLGRAEVPVDGDFFKLGGDSIRAIQLAAAAQRAGLAVSTSDVFRAPTVTALAQGLALPAARGRSLALGDPDDPIVPLTPVMHWLRGRGAPDNRFVQSMTVRTPAGCTARQVRAVVQALVDHHGMLRLALSEVAGVWALRVLEHVTVELDRPINLALGHVLHVTWREDRLTLTAHHLCVDGVSWRILLDDLHTAWAAVRDGRAPKLPATGTPFPQWARALLQHAHHPDVLADLPRWLAPVADPPVGDRALDPSLDTEDTRQWHSISLPADFLAKAADAFDCSVYELLLTAFALATGPVRVELEGHGREEFADGLDLSRTVGWFTTLYPVQLAAGCPWPTDPVDLDGAVARVRETLSGLARTGFGHGLLRHLNPQTAPLLAAVPAPRYAFNYLGHFDVNGDGDWAVLPEDTVVGATTGGSLALAHAVELDAVLANHPDGPRLVANWSWPGRLLPREEISALAERWFEVLTALGTRARARATGALPLPPLAQGLLFHSLYDHDGADPYLVQFVFELEGALEAAGLRTALHRLLLRHPQLSAGVRQSPAGRPVQVVDPEFSVPWHDLPAHEDLEAFLAQDRQRRFDLARPPLFRAALQRRAADRHVFVLTTHHLLLDGWSMPIVVKELFGLYAGQPLPPAPAYRDFLDWLATRDPHAAEEAWRDILSTVDGPTLVGGPGRRGSASARLRCEAELPAGIAEVARRHGVTPNVVVQLAWAVLVGALTGRQDVVFGATVSGRPPELPGAEGMVGLLINTIPVRVGLAPARTVADALAALREQQLAVLDHQHVDLTRLQALAGQTELFDTVVVFENYPLEEQALPGLVLRSARGLDGTHYPLTLVVMPGEQGRLRLDHSADVLDAEGAHRLLARLASILAQFADRPDASLGGLDLLLPDEHEPVPAPETARRCTLPELFEAQVRARPDAVAVTFEGEHLTYRELNARANRLAHHLVARGAGPERLVALVLPRSLDLVVAVLAVLKSGAGYVPMDPDQPEERLRQVLAAVKPVLVLDQVDPSREHPEHDLGPRADPDGVAYVIHTSGSTGVPKGVVVSHQNVVRLLDTTDPWFGFGPDDVHTLFHSYAFDVSVFELWTMLAKGGRLVVVPKHVTRSPQEFVALLARERVTVLSQTPSAFYQLPPADLALRVVVFAGEALELSRIRAWRRPGGPKLVNMYGITETTVHSSYIELDDPDETASVIGVALPDLRLRLLDHALRPVPPGCPGEIYVAGPGVTRGYLNRPELTAARFVPDPFGAPGDRMYRSGDLARRRPDGGLVYLGRADQQVKIRGYRIEPGEVERVLERHPSVVQAVVLPDADRLLCYAVLAGDLDAAGLREHARTVLPEYMVPAFVVPVPAIPLTVNGKLDRRALPRPQSTLPVSRPPRTPMEKLLCALYAEVLDVPEVGAEDSFFDLGGHSLLATRLINRVRAETGAVLGIRTLFDAPVVADLARRLPEAPTAPDTAFTPGARPAHIPLSPAQRRLWFFSQFAGPNSVYNMAFATRLRGDLHEDSLRAALHDVLERHESLRTKVVEGGGEPGQRICSADELPVHSLAVPESALADRLAEAAGHVFDLTAELPVRALLCRTGPQEHVLLLVLHHIAADGWSLSPLARDLSTAYRARLAGNSPQWTSRPVQYADYALQQRNINPAHWAEVLRGIPDVLPLPTDHPRPAVSAHRGETVGFRLDAALHGRITELARAHRASVFMVLHAAIASLLHRLGAGADIPIGTPVAGRHDAALHDTVGCFINTVVLRTDLSGAPTFAELLARVRAVDLDAFAHQDVPFEQVVEALNPPRSLSRHPLFQVMLAIQDTPAAEFSLPGVRAEPVAVHGGASRLDLLWSLRQESDGIDGLLEYNTELFTPATARLLLARLELLLRAAVADPDRPVTDLPLLVPGERERLLTRWNDTARSVPDTSVHSLFAERARATPHALAVDDLTYGQLAERVEQLAEQFRALGAGPGSLIALVLHRTADLPAAMLAADLVGAAHLPLEPGLPPERLTALLADARPALVVDNENGLRVTAHPGIPVPEDTAYVRYTSGSTGRPKGVVVPRSARLNLLHAMRERLDLTPADRVLASAPVGFDISELELLAPLMTGAAQVLADRDTVREPDELLALVERRQVTVVQATPSLWHALAARRPECLRRVRALIGGEAVPGGLAEELRGLVSSLLACYGPTETTVWSTLHPVTGASGATVPIGRPLWNTRCHVLDERLNLVPPGVLGELYLAGDGVATGYLRQPGLTASRFLPDPYGPPGSRMYRTGDLASRGADGVLRFHGRTDTQVKVRGHRVELGEVEAVLAQHADVHAAAVTVHRKGVLIGYLVPAVAEPDLPAISAHLARHLPDHMVPARLVAVPEFPLSANGKVRRDLLPEPDWSVATEVTATPEEQLLCGLFADVLDLPSVRPGDNFFELGGHSLVAARLSARVRAVFGVALGVRDVFTAPTPAALAARLAGAAETGPLVPLRTGGSAAPLCCVPALSGLSGVYAGLLPHLDGEHPVYGLHTDNLPDSIEELAEHHVTALRAAHPDGPYHLLGWSFGGLVAHAMAVRLRELGAPVGLLVVVDSVAGAVAEAGPVEERINRLLGRDSAPLAAVARNNERLLRAYRPPVYPGDVVYFNAAGGSNHEQWRPHVGGRLTVHQLAAAHHEVFQPEHVAEAGALLRDELRRNR comes from the coding sequence GTGGTCGACCAGAGCGCTGAACTCGAACTGTCCGATGCCCAGACCGGTGTGTGGCTCGCCGAGCGCGCCGGGTACAGCCGTCCCGGCTCCTACCAGTGGGCCGAGTACCTGGACCTGTGCGGGACCGTCCGGACCGACCTGCTGACCGCCGCTCTCACGCGGGCCGCCGCGGAGTGCGAGGCGGTCCGGGTGGTCTTCGAGGAGACGGCCGATTCCCTTCCCCGGCAACGGGTCCTGGACTCCGCCGAACCCCGGGTGACCACCGTGGACTTCCGGGAGGCCCCCGATCCCGTCGCCGCGGCGCGGGCGTGGATGGCGGAGCGCCTCGCGGCGGCGGGCGAGGAGCTGTTCCTGGGTGCCGTGCTGCGGCTGGCCGAGGAGCGGCAGTGGGTGTTCCTGCGGGTGCACCACATCGCCCTCGACGGCGCGGGCATGGCGCTGCTCGTGCGGCGCGTGGCGGAGATCTACGAGTGTCTCCGGGAAGGGCTCGCCATCCCCGGACCCGGGTGGGCCGCCCTGGCCGAAGTGCCCTCGGCCGAGCGGGCGTACCGCGACTCGGCCGCACTGGCCGAGGACCGTGAGTGGTGGCTCGCACGGCTGGCAGACCGGCCGGAGCCGGTGGTGGTCGGGTCGCGCGCCGCGCCCGCCGCCGAGACCTCGGTGCGGTGGACCCGAGTGCTGGAGGACGCGGAGTTCGCCCGGCTGCGGCAGGGCGCCGAGCGGTTGGGGACGCGGTGGTCCCGCGTGCTCGCCGCGGCCACCGCCGTGCACCTGCAGGCCGTCACCGGGCAGTCGGACCTGCTGCTCAGCCTGCCCGTCTCCGGCCGCGCGGCGGAGGTGGCCGTGCCCGCCATGACGGCCAACGTGGTGCCCCTGCGCGTGCGCGTCAACCTGGCGGGCACCGTGGGCGGGCTGCTCCAGGAGGTGTCGGCGCAGCTGCACGCCATCCGGTCGCGGCAGCGCTACCGGGGCGAGCGTCTGCGGCGTGAGCTGGGGCTGCCGGAGGACGGGCGGAAGTTCTTCGGACCGGTGCTCAACATCCAGCGGTTCGACCACGTGCTGCGCTTCGGCTCGGCGACGGTGACCGTGCACAACCTCCAGGCCCCGCCGTCGGAGGACCTGTCCGTGGTGGCCTACGACCGGGCTGACGGCAGGCTGCGCCTGGACTTCGACGCCAACCCCACCACGTGCTCCCCCAAGCGGCTGCGGGAGCTGGGCGAGCGGTTCGAGCACGTGCTGTGGCAGTTGGTCGAGGCCACCCCGGACACGCCCCTCGTCGACATCCAGCCCACCACGGCCGCCGAGCGCGCGCACCTGCTAGACCTGGGCACCGGGGCCGCACAGGCGGAGCGAGCCAGCACGGTGCCCTCTGCCTTCGCCGCGCGGGTCCGCCAACAGCCGGAGGCCGCCGCGGTGCACTGCCCGGCGACTGGGCGGCGGCTGACCTACCGCGAGCTGGACGAGCGGGCCACCGCCCTGGCCGCCCGGCTCGCCGGGGCGGGGGCCGGGCCCGGCCGCAACGTCGCGCTGCTGCTGCCGCGCTCGGTGGACCTGGTGGTCGCCGTGCTCGCCGTGCTCAAGTCCGGCGCGGCCTACGTGCCCCTGCTCGCCGAGGACCCGCCGCCCAGGCGCGCGGTCGTGCTCGCCGACTCCGGGGCCCGGCTGCTGCTCACCGACCAGGCGGACGCGACGGCCCCCGGTCTGCGCGTGCTGACCGTCAACGGCACCGGCCCGGGCGCCGCGTGCCCGGAGGTCGGCGGGGACGACCTGGCCTGCGTCATGTTCACCTCGGGTTCCACCGGCACGCCCAAGGGCGTCGCCGTCACCCACGCCAACCTGGTCGACCTCGCCGCCGACCGCTGGTGGACCGAGGGTGGGGCCGAGCGGGTGCTGCTGCACTCCGCGCAGGCCTTCGACGCGATCAACATGGAGCTGTGGGTACCGCTGCTCACCGGCGGCGAGATCGTGCTCGCCCCGCCCGGCAGGCTCGACCCCGGCGAGCTGGCCCGCACCATCACCACCGCCGGGGTCACCGGGATGTGGCTCACCGCCGGGCTGTTCAACGCGATCGCCACCCAGGACCCGCGCTGCCTCGCCGGGCTGCGCCAGGTGTGGACCGGCGGTGACGTGGTCTCCCCCGCCGCCGTGCGCGCCGTGCGGGAGGCGCTGCCCGAGCTCACCGTCGTCAACGGCTACGGCCCGACCGAGACCACCGTCTTCGCCACCCGCTACCCCGCGGGCCCGATCTCCGACGTGGTCCCCATCGGCCGTCCCCTCGACGGCATGTGGGTGCTCCTCCTCGACCAGGCCATGCGCCCCGTCCCGCTCGGCACCACCGGCGAGGTCTACCTGGGTGGCGCGGGAGTGGCGCTGGGCTACCTGAACCGGCCGGGTGCCACCGCCGAGCGCTTCCTGCCCGACCCGTCCGGTCCGCCCGGTGCCCGCGTCTACCGCACCGGCGACCTGGCCCGCTGGAACGCCGACGGGCAGCTGGAGTTCGCCGGGCGCGCCGACGGCCAGGTCAAGCTGCGCGGCTTCCGGGTCGAGCTGGGTGAGGTGGACGCCGCGCTGCTGGCCCAGCCGGGGGTGCGGCAGGCCGCGACCGTGATGCGCGAGGGCCGCCTGGTCTCCTACGTCGTCGGCGAGGTCCCGGACGGGCTGCTGGAGCGGCTCGGTGAGCGGCTGCCGCCGTTCCTGGTGCCCTCGGCCGTGGTCGGGCTGGCCGCGCTGCCGTTGACCCGCAACGGGAAACTCGACCGCGCCGCCCTGCCGGACCCCTCTGCCCCCGCACCCGAGCCGGTGCACGCCACCGGCTCGACCGTCGAGCGGACCCTCGCGAAGCTGTTCGCGCAGGTGCTCGGCCGGGCCGAGGTGCCCGTGGACGGGGACTTCTTCAAGCTCGGCGGCGACAGCATCCGGGCCATTCAGCTCGCCGCCGCCGCACAGCGCGCCGGGCTGGCCGTCAGCACCTCCGACGTCTTCCGCGCCCCGACCGTCACCGCGCTGGCCCAGGGCCTCGCGCTGCCCGCCGCGCGCGGCCGCAGCCTGGCACTCGGCGATCCCGACGACCCGATCGTGCCGCTCACACCGGTCATGCACTGGCTGCGCGGCCGGGGCGCACCGGACAACCGGTTCGTCCAGTCGATGACCGTGCGCACCCCGGCCGGGTGCACGGCCAGGCAGGTGCGCGCCGTGGTCCAGGCACTGGTCGACCACCACGGCATGCTGCGCCTCGCGCTGTCCGAAGTGGCGGGGGTGTGGGCGCTGCGGGTGCTGGAGCACGTCACCGTCGAGCTGGACCGGCCCATCAACCTGGCCCTCGGCCACGTCCTGCACGTCACCTGGCGCGAGGATCGGCTCACGCTGACCGCGCACCACCTGTGCGTGGACGGCGTGTCCTGGCGCATCCTGCTCGACGACCTGCACACGGCCTGGGCGGCGGTCCGCGACGGCCGCGCCCCGAAGCTGCCCGCCACCGGCACGCCGTTCCCGCAGTGGGCGCGAGCCCTGCTCCAGCACGCCCACCACCCCGACGTGCTGGCGGATCTGCCCCGCTGGCTCGCCCCGGTCGCGGACCCGCCGGTCGGCGACCGCGCGCTGGACCCCTCGCTGGACACCGAGGACACCCGGCAGTGGCACTCGATCAGCCTGCCCGCGGACTTCCTCGCCAAGGCCGCGGACGCCTTCGACTGCTCGGTGTACGAGCTGTTGCTGACCGCGTTCGCGCTGGCCACCGGCCCGGTGCGGGTGGAGCTGGAGGGCCACGGGCGCGAGGAGTTCGCCGACGGCCTCGACCTCTCCCGCACGGTCGGCTGGTTCACCACGCTCTATCCCGTCCAACTCGCCGCGGGCTGTCCCTGGCCTACCGACCCTGTGGACCTGGACGGCGCGGTCGCCCGGGTGCGCGAGACCCTGAGCGGCCTGGCGCGCACCGGGTTCGGCCACGGCCTGCTGCGCCACCTCAACCCGCAGACCGCACCGCTCCTGGCCGCGGTACCGGCCCCCCGGTACGCGTTCAACTACCTGGGCCACTTCGACGTCAACGGAGACGGGGACTGGGCGGTGTTGCCCGAGGACACCGTGGTCGGTGCGACCACTGGCGGATCTCTCGCGCTGGCCCACGCGGTGGAACTGGACGCGGTGCTCGCCAACCACCCCGACGGTCCCCGGTTGGTGGCGAACTGGTCCTGGCCGGGAAGGCTGCTCCCCCGCGAGGAGATCAGCGCGCTGGCCGAACGCTGGTTCGAGGTGCTGACCGCGCTCGGCACCCGGGCCCGTGCCCGGGCCACCGGCGCACTGCCGCTGCCGCCGCTGGCCCAGGGGCTGCTGTTCCACTCCCTCTACGACCACGACGGCGCCGACCCGTACCTGGTGCAGTTCGTCTTCGAGCTGGAAGGCGCGCTGGAGGCGGCCGGACTGCGCACCGCCCTGCACCGGCTGCTGCTGCGCCACCCGCAGCTGTCCGCCGGGGTGCGGCAGAGCCCGGCGGGCAGGCCGGTGCAGGTGGTGGACCCGGAGTTCTCCGTGCCCTGGCACGACCTGCCCGCGCATGAGGACCTGGAGGCCTTCCTGGCGCAGGACCGGCAGCGGCGCTTCGACCTGGCCCGCCCGCCGCTGTTCCGCGCCGCCCTGCAACGGCGTGCCGCCGATCGGCACGTGTTCGTGCTGACCACCCACCACCTCCTGCTGGATGGCTGGTCCATGCCGATCGTGGTGAAGGAGCTGTTCGGCCTGTACGCCGGGCAGCCGCTGCCCCCGGCCCCCGCCTACCGCGACTTCCTGGACTGGCTCGCCACCCGCGACCCGCATGCCGCCGAGGAGGCCTGGCGCGACATCCTGTCCACCGTGGACGGACCGACGCTGGTCGGCGGGCCGGGCAGGCGGGGTTCGGCCTCGGCCCGGCTGCGGTGCGAGGCGGAGCTGCCCGCCGGGATCGCCGAGGTCGCCCGTCGGCATGGAGTGACCCCGAACGTCGTGGTGCAGCTGGCCTGGGCCGTGCTGGTGGGCGCGCTGACCGGCAGGCAGGACGTCGTCTTCGGCGCGACGGTGTCCGGCAGGCCGCCGGAGCTGCCCGGCGCGGAGGGCATGGTCGGCCTGCTGATCAACACCATCCCGGTCCGGGTCGGACTGGCCCCGGCCCGCACGGTCGCGGACGCACTGGCCGCACTGCGCGAACAGCAGCTGGCCGTGCTGGACCACCAGCATGTGGACCTGACGCGACTCCAGGCCCTGGCCGGGCAGACGGAGCTGTTCGACACGGTGGTGGTGTTCGAGAACTACCCTCTGGAAGAGCAGGCGCTGCCCGGGCTGGTGCTGCGCAGCGCGCGGGGCCTGGACGGCACGCACTACCCGCTGACCCTCGTCGTGATGCCCGGGGAGCAGGGGCGGCTGCGACTGGACCACAGCGCCGATGTCCTCGACGCCGAGGGCGCGCACCGGCTGCTCGCCCGGCTCGCCTCGATCCTCGCGCAGTTCGCCGACCGGCCGGACGCATCCCTGGGGGGGCTCGACCTGCTGCTGCCCGACGAGCACGAACCGGTCCCCGCCCCGGAGACCGCGCGGCGGTGCACCCTGCCCGAGCTGTTCGAGGCCCAGGTGCGGGCACGCCCGGACGCCGTGGCCGTCACCTTCGAGGGCGAGCACCTGACCTACCGCGAGCTCAACGCCCGCGCGAACCGCCTGGCCCACCACCTCGTGGCACGGGGGGCGGGCCCGGAACGCCTGGTGGCCCTGGTGCTGCCGCGTTCGCTGGACCTGGTGGTCGCGGTGCTGGCGGTGCTCAAGTCCGGCGCGGGGTACGTGCCCATGGACCCCGACCAGCCCGAGGAACGCCTGCGGCAGGTGCTCGCCGCGGTGAAGCCGGTGCTGGTGCTCGACCAGGTCGACCCGTCGCGGGAACACCCCGAGCACGACCTCGGGCCGCGCGCGGATCCGGACGGCGTCGCCTACGTCATCCACACCTCCGGCTCGACCGGTGTGCCCAAGGGCGTGGTGGTGTCGCACCAGAACGTCGTGCGGCTGCTGGACACCACCGACCCCTGGTTCGGGTTCGGCCCCGACGACGTGCACACGCTGTTCCACTCCTACGCCTTCGACGTGTCGGTGTTCGAGCTGTGGACCATGCTGGCCAAGGGCGGGCGGCTCGTGGTGGTGCCCAAGCACGTCACCCGGTCACCGCAGGAGTTCGTCGCCCTGCTGGCGCGGGAGCGCGTGACCGTGCTGAGCCAGACCCCGTCGGCCTTCTACCAGCTGCCCCCGGCCGACCTGGCGCTGCGCGTGGTGGTCTTCGCCGGGGAGGCACTCGAGCTGAGCCGCATCCGCGCCTGGCGGCGGCCCGGCGGGCCGAAGCTGGTCAACATGTACGGGATCACCGAGACCACGGTGCACTCCAGCTACATCGAGCTCGATGACCCGGACGAGACCGCCAGCGTGATCGGGGTCGCGCTGCCCGACCTGCGGCTGCGCCTGCTCGACCACGCCCTGCGGCCGGTGCCGCCCGGCTGTCCGGGCGAGATCTACGTGGCCGGGCCCGGCGTGACACGCGGCTACCTGAACCGGCCCGAGCTCACCGCGGCCCGGTTCGTCCCCGACCCGTTCGGTGCCCCCGGCGACCGCATGTACCGCTCTGGGGACCTCGCCCGGCGGCGCCCGGACGGCGGCCTGGTGTACCTGGGTCGTGCCGACCAGCAGGTGAAGATCCGGGGCTACCGCATCGAGCCCGGCGAGGTCGAACGCGTCCTGGAACGGCATCCCTCGGTGGTCCAGGCCGTGGTGCTGCCCGATGCGGACCGGCTGCTCTGCTACGCCGTGCTGGCCGGCGACCTGGACGCGGCCGGACTGCGCGAGCACGCGCGGACCGTGCTGCCCGAGTACATGGTGCCCGCGTTCGTGGTGCCGGTGCCGGCGATCCCGTTGACCGTCAATGGCAAGCTCGACCGCAGGGCCCTGCCCAGGCCGCAGTCCACGTTGCCGGTGAGCAGGCCGCCCCGCACGCCGATGGAGAAGCTGCTGTGCGCGCTGTACGCCGAAGTGCTCGACGTGCCCGAGGTCGGCGCGGAGGACAGCTTCTTCGACCTGGGCGGGCACTCGCTGCTGGCCACCCGGTTGATCAACCGGGTGCGCGCGGAAACCGGTGCGGTGCTGGGCATCCGTACCCTCTTCGACGCCCCCGTGGTGGCCGACCTGGCCCGCCGCCTGCCGGAGGCGCCCACCGCGCCGGACACCGCGTTCACCCCCGGAGCCCGGCCCGCGCACATCCCGTTGTCCCCCGCCCAGCGCAGGCTGTGGTTCTTCAGCCAGTTCGCCGGGCCCAACTCCGTGTACAACATGGCCTTCGCCACCCGGCTGCGCGGTGACCTGCACGAGGACTCCCTGCGGGCGGCACTGCACGACGTGCTCGAGCGGCACGAGAGCCTGCGCACCAAGGTGGTCGAGGGTGGCGGCGAACCCGGCCAGCGGATCTGCTCGGCCGATGAGCTGCCCGTGCACTCGCTCGCGGTGCCCGAGTCGGCGCTGGCCGACCGGCTCGCCGAGGCCGCCGGGCACGTCTTCGACCTCACCGCCGAACTGCCCGTGCGCGCGCTGCTCTGCCGCACCGGGCCGCAAGAACACGTGCTGCTGCTCGTCCTGCACCACATCGCCGCCGACGGCTGGTCCCTGTCCCCGCTGGCCCGCGACCTGTCCACCGCCTACCGCGCCCGACTCGCCGGGAACAGTCCACAGTGGACGAGCAGGCCGGTGCAGTACGCCGACTACGCGCTCCAGCAACGCAACATCAACCCGGCCCACTGGGCCGAGGTGCTGCGGGGCATCCCGGACGTGCTGCCGCTGCCCACCGACCACCCCCGGCCGGCGGTGTCCGCGCACCGCGGTGAGACCGTCGGCTTCCGACTGGACGCCGCCCTGCACGGACGGATCACCGAGCTGGCCCGCGCGCACCGGGCGAGCGTGTTCATGGTGCTGCACGCCGCGATCGCCAGCCTGCTGCACCGTCTGGGCGCGGGCGCGGACATCCCCATCGGCACCCCGGTCGCCGGGCGGCACGACGCCGCGCTGCACGACACCGTCGGCTGCTTCATCAACACCGTGGTGCTGCGCACCGACCTGTCCGGCGCGCCCACCTTCGCCGAGCTGCTGGCGCGGGTGCGCGCGGTGGACCTGGACGCGTTCGCCCACCAGGACGTGCCGTTCGAGCAAGTGGTGGAGGCGCTCAACCCGCCGCGCTCGCTGTCCCGGCACCCGCTGTTCCAGGTGATGCTGGCCATCCAGGACACCCCGGCCGCCGAGTTCTCCCTGCCCGGGGTGCGCGCCGAACCCGTGGCCGTGCACGGTGGGGCCTCGCGGTTGGATCTGCTGTGGAGCCTGCGCCAGGAATCCGACGGGATCGACGGGCTGCTGGAGTACAACACCGAGCTCTTCACCCCCGCCACGGCGCGACTGCTGCTGGCCCGCCTCGAGCTGCTGCTGCGCGCCGCCGTCGCCGACCCGGACCGCCCGGTCACCGACCTGCCGTTGCTCGTGCCCGGTGAGCGGGAACGGCTGCTCACCCGGTGGAACGACACCGCGCGGAGCGTGCCGGACACCTCGGTGCACTCCCTGTTCGCCGAACGGGCGCGCGCCACTCCCCATGCGCTGGCGGTGGACGACCTCACCTACGGGCAGCTGGCGGAGCGGGTCGAGCAGCTCGCCGAGCAGTTCCGCGCACTCGGAGCTGGTCCGGGCAGCCTGATCGCCCTGGTGCTGCACCGCACCGCCGACCTGCCCGCCGCGATGCTGGCCGCCGACCTCGTTGGCGCGGCCCACCTGCCCCTGGAACCCGGGCTGCCACCGGAACGCCTCACCGCGCTGCTCGCCGACGCGCGACCGGCGCTGGTGGTGGACAACGAGAACGGACTGCGCGTCACGGCCCACCCGGGGATACCGGTGCCCGAGGACACCGCCTACGTCCGGTACACCTCCGGGTCCACCGGGCGACCCAAGGGCGTGGTGGTGCCCAGGTCCGCACGGCTCAACCTGCTGCACGCCATGCGCGAGCGGCTGGACCTCACCCCGGCGGACCGGGTGCTGGCCTCCGCGCCGGTCGGATTCGACATCTCCGAACTGGAACTGCTGGCGCCCCTGATGACCGGGGCCGCGCAGGTGCTCGCGGACCGAGACACCGTGCGCGAGCCGGACGAGCTGCTGGCCCTGGTGGAGCGCCGCCAGGTCACCGTGGTGCAGGCGACGCCCTCGCTGTGGCACGCACTGGCCGCCCGTCGCCCGGAGTGCCTGCGCCGGGTGCGCGCGCTGATCGGCGGTGAGGCCGTGCCCGGTGGGCTGGCCGAGGAACTGCGCGGCCTGGTGTCCTCGCTGCTGGCCTGCTACGGGCCGACCGAGACCACCGTGTGGTCCACCTTGCACCCGGTCACCGGAGCCAGCGGCGCGACCGTCCCCATTGGGCGTCCCCTGTGGAACACCCGCTGCCACGTGCTGGACGAGCGGTTGAACCTGGTGCCTCCCGGTGTGCTCGGCGAGCTCTACCTGGCCGGGGACGGGGTGGCCACCGGCTACCTGCGCCAGCCAGGCCTCACCGCCTCGCGCTTCCTGCCCGACCCGTACGGGCCGCCCGGGAGCCGCATGTACCGCACCGGTGACCTCGCCTCCCGGGGCGCGGACGGGGTGCTGCGCTTCCACGGGCGCACCGACACCCAGGTCAAGGTGCGCGGCCACCGCGTGGAGCTCGGCGAGGTGGAGGCGGTGCTCGCCCAGCACGCCGACGTGCACGCGGCCGCGGTGACCGTGCACCGCAAGGGGGTGCTGATCGGCTACCTGGTGCCCGCCGTCGCGGAGCCGGACCTGCCCGCGATCAGCGCGCACCTGGCGCGGCACCTGCCCGACCACATGGTGCCCGCCCGGCTGGTCGCGGTGCCGGAGTTCCCGTTGAGCGCCAACGGGAAGGTGCGGCGCGACCTGCTGCCCGAACCGGACTGGTCCGTTGCCACCGAGGTCACGGCCACCCCGGAGGAGCAGCTGCTGTGCGGGCTGTTCGCCGACGTGCTCGACCTGCCCTCGGTCCGCCCCGGCGACAACTTCTTCGAGCTGGGCGGGCATTCGCTGGTGGCGGCCAGGCTGAGCGCGCGGGTGCGCGCGGTGTTCGGCGTGGCCCTGGGCGTGCGGGACGTGTTCACCGCCCCCACCCCGGCGGCGCTCGCCGCGCGCCTCGCCGGAGCGGCCGAGACCGGTCCGCTGGTGCCCCTGCGCACCGGTGGGTCCGCCGCACCGCTGTGCTGCGTTCCGGCGTTGAGCGGCCTCAGTGGCGTGTACGCGGGCCTGCTGCCCCACCTCGACGGCGAGCACCCGGTGTACGGCCTGCACACCGACAATCTGCCGGACTCGATCGAGGAACTGGCCGAGCACCACGTCACGGCACTGCGCGCCGCCCACCCCGACGGGCCCTACCACCTGCTCGGCTGGTCCTTTGGCGGCCTGGTGGCGCATGCGATGGCCGTGCGGCTGCGGGAACTCGGCGCACCGGTTGGCCTGTTGGTCGTGGTCGACTCGGTCGCGGGTGCGGTGGCCGAGGCGGGGCCGGTCGAGGAGCGGATCAACCGGCTGCTGGGCCGGGACAGCGCGCCGCTGGCCGCGGTGGCGCGCAACAACGAACGGCTGCTGCGGGCCTACCGACCGCCGGTCTACCCGGGTGACGTCGTGTACTTCAACGCGGCGGGCGGCTCGAACCACGAGCAGTGGCGGCCGCACGTCGGCGGGCGGCTCACCGTGCACCAGCTGGCCGCGGCGCACCACGAAGTGTTCCAGCCCGAGCACGTGGCCGAGGCCGGCGCGCTGCTCCGGGACGAACTGAGGAGGAACCGATGA